From Pelotomaculum schinkii, one genomic window encodes:
- the hypA gene encoding hydrogenase nickel incorporation protein HypA yields MHEWALAESIIVTVMKESEKEKLSKVFKVTVKIGELQSIELDIFKFALENMVELYKPPVDLENIYLEIDRCILKCKVCGNIWNYRDTPKELAEDEKEAIHFVPEVAHTYMRCTQCGSPDFEILQGRGVWIDSIEGEK; encoded by the coding sequence ATGCACGAATGGGCGCTGGCGGAATCCATAATCGTTACCGTCATGAAAGAATCCGAAAAAGAAAAACTAAGCAAGGTTTTTAAGGTTACGGTAAAAATCGGTGAATTACAGTCGATTGAACTTGATATTTTTAAATTCGCCCTGGAAAATATGGTTGAATTGTACAAACCTCCTGTGGACCTGGAAAATATTTACCTGGAGATAGACAGGTGCATCCTCAAGTGCAAGGTCTGCGGCAATATTTGGAACTACCGTGATACTCCCAAAGAACTGGCAGAGGACGAAAAAGAAGCTATCCATTTTGTGCCCGAAGTTGCCCATACTTATATGAGGTGCACCCAGTGCGGCAGTCCGGATTTTGAAATACTGCAGGGGCGCGGCGTGTGGATCGATTCAATAGAAGGGGAGAAATAA
- a CDS encoding P-loop NTPase, translating into MDPRLNIINKRLGNINRIIAVSGGKGGIGKSQTAAALALYLASQNYRVGLLDLDFCGPSSHVILGIEGVSPEEDMGIIPPLVNGIRFMSITFFSGGQPSPLRGGEISNAIIEILAITRWESLDFLIVDMPPGTGDPTLDVIRLMERVEFLLVTTPSRVAREVMKKELSVLRELRIPVIGVLENMKIKKDSPAGEALAGLKVPFLGSIDFDEDLEEALGDTDKLLHTNFIKQLGQILSNSKII; encoded by the coding sequence ATGGATCCAAGACTAAATATTATTAATAAAAGGTTGGGAAACATCAACAGGATCATTGCTGTCTCTGGCGGCAAGGGCGGCATCGGCAAAAGCCAAACCGCGGCAGCCCTGGCGCTATATCTGGCTAGTCAGAATTACCGGGTGGGTCTTTTGGATTTGGATTTTTGCGGTCCCTCTTCTCACGTAATCCTGGGGATTGAAGGGGTTTCCCCAGAGGAAGACATGGGCATCATACCACCGCTGGTCAACGGTATTCGTTTCATGTCAATCACGTTCTTCAGCGGTGGTCAACCTTCTCCGCTGCGCGGCGGAGAAATCTCCAATGCCATCATTGAAATACTGGCCATAACCCGTTGGGAGTCACTGGACTTTTTAATTGTTGATATGCCTCCCGGCACCGGTGACCCAACCCTGGATGTAATCCGCCTGATGGAGAGGGTTGAGTTTCTCCTGGTCACAACACCGTCACGGGTAGCCCGGGAAGTAATGAAAAAGGAATTATCGGTATTGAGGGAACTCCGCATCCCGGTCATCGGAGTCCTGGAGAACATGAAAATAAAAAAGGATTCCCCCGCCGGAGAGGCTCTGGCCGGCTTAAAGGTCCCCTTTCTAGGTTCAATTGACTTTGATGAAGACCTTGAGGAAGCCCTGGGTGACACTGATAAACTGCTGCATACCAATTTTATCAAACAGTTGGGCCAAATACTGAGCAATTCGAAGATCATATAA
- a CDS encoding HyaD/HybD family hydrogenase maturation endopeptidase, with protein sequence MDQENSKKVFVIGVGNLLLGDEGIGIHLIREMKKELLPRNVELVDGGTAGIDLLYWLEEADYAIIVDCVEAGAVPGAIFRVPGDELLIESTGQLISLHDINLSEVLLLATKMNKLPPTIIFGIQPEVIGYQTELSPTLQNTLPRLMQLIKKEILKIFA encoded by the coding sequence ATGGATCAAGAGAACAGCAAAAAAGTATTTGTTATCGGCGTTGGCAACCTGCTTCTGGGTGATGAGGGCATTGGCATACATCTCATCCGGGAGATGAAAAAGGAGCTTTTGCCTCGTAATGTCGAACTGGTCGATGGTGGCACCGCCGGGATTGACCTGCTGTACTGGCTGGAAGAAGCAGATTACGCTATCATAGTTGATTGCGTTGAAGCCGGGGCAGTGCCAGGAGCTATTTTTCGTGTTCCCGGAGATGAGCTGCTTATTGAATCCACAGGCCAGCTCATCTCCCTGCACGATATTAATCTTAGCGAAGTATTATTATTAGCGACTAAAATGAATAAGCTTCCCCCTACGATAATTTTTGGTATCCAGCCTGAGGTTATCGGTTACCAAACCGAGCTGTCACCAACCCTTCAAAACACACTCCCCCGTTTGATGCAACTTATAAAAAAGGAAATATTAAAAATTTTTGCATAA
- a CDS encoding formate dehydrogenase accessory protein FdhE — protein MTNNTVQQMLIDFNKEFTKIVLPDDAVTVVRPQAGLLKSLRENDVPIIKVCPPQANADMFFDVLKDVAGIVVKHKPDLEGDINKILSALPAAAEARELFVMQAFTPGTNLLESFNEELSPESLGFILNHVVKPFMKQYARKVSTFFAPEQWLKGACPVCGGKPTLALLEKEEGKRYLYCGMCEARWRFQRLGCPYCSSNESRFFSVEGMEQYRVYYCDNCHGYIKTLNEAMMFDSSNLDLFWEDINTVHLDLLALQEGYVNQPVEITAAQPTS, from the coding sequence ATGACAAACAATACGGTTCAGCAAATGCTTATTGATTTCAACAAGGAGTTTACAAAGATTGTTCTTCCGGATGATGCAGTTACGGTTGTTAGGCCGCAGGCTGGGTTATTAAAGTCGTTAAGGGAAAATGATGTGCCTATAATAAAGGTCTGCCCACCGCAGGCAAATGCGGATATGTTTTTTGATGTTTTAAAAGACGTTGCAGGCATCGTTGTAAAGCATAAACCGGACTTGGAGGGTGATATAAACAAAATTTTAAGCGCTTTACCGGCTGCCGCTGAGGCAAGAGAACTTTTTGTTATGCAGGCCTTCACACCTGGTACAAACCTGCTGGAATCTTTCAATGAGGAATTATCCCCTGAAAGCTTAGGCTTTATCTTAAACCATGTGGTCAAACCGTTTATGAAGCAGTACGCACGTAAGGTCTCTACTTTTTTTGCCCCTGAACAATGGCTAAAAGGCGCCTGCCCGGTTTGCGGCGGCAAACCCACCCTGGCACTGCTTGAAAAGGAAGAAGGGAAGAGATATCTGTACTGCGGTATGTGTGAGGCAAGATGGAGATTCCAGCGCCTGGGCTGCCCTTACTGCTCCAGTAATGAATCGCGGTTCTTCAGCGTGGAAGGAATGGAGCAATACCGCGTTTATTATTGCGACAACTGTCACGGCTATATAAAAACTCTCAATGAGGCCATGATGTTTGACAGCAGCAATTTGGATTTATTCTGGGAAGACATCAATACTGTCCACCTGGACCTATTGGCGTTGCAGGAAGGCTATGTTAATCAACCAGTTGAAATTACTGCAGCACAGCCAACGTCATAA
- a CDS encoding 4Fe-4S dicluster domain-containing protein: MSKSVLVDITRCIGCRSCMVSCKSWNDLPAEPSEFSNNWDSPGKLSADTWTNVSSYVLEEGDQLKWRFVKRQCMHCNEPACESACFTHSFVKTKEGAVIYKPTELNEDYCVGCRYCMIACPFDVPGFQWDKALPYVQKCRFCYDRTKEEGLEPACVTACLTGALTYGERDEMLALAQDRMSKDPRYIKHIYGEKEYGGTSWLYISDVPFDQIGFKTEVFNRPVTQRSIPSLTWDVLKWTPYIFVGWGALLTAMRAYTKRRAEVHNEEDLYGPVDPKE, encoded by the coding sequence ATGTCAAAGAGTGTCCTGGTGGATATTACCAGGTGTATCGGCTGCCGCAGCTGCATGGTTTCGTGCAAGTCATGGAACGACCTGCCGGCCGAGCCGAGCGAGTTCTCCAACAACTGGGACAGCCCGGGGAAATTAAGCGCCGATACCTGGACCAACGTAAGCTCCTATGTGCTCGAAGAAGGCGACCAGCTCAAGTGGCGCTTCGTTAAAAGACAATGCATGCACTGCAATGAGCCAGCCTGTGAGTCGGCGTGCTTTACCCACTCATTTGTCAAGACTAAAGAAGGGGCGGTTATTTACAAGCCTACCGAACTGAATGAGGACTACTGCGTCGGCTGCCGCTACTGCATGATCGCCTGCCCCTTTGACGTACCCGGCTTCCAGTGGGATAAGGCTCTTCCGTACGTGCAAAAGTGCCGTTTTTGTTACGACCGCACGAAGGAAGAAGGACTTGAGCCGGCATGTGTAACGGCATGCCTCACAGGCGCCTTAACCTACGGGGAAAGGGATGAAATGCTGGCACTGGCACAGGACAGGATGAGCAAAGACCCCAGGTACATTAAACATATCTACGGAGAAAAAGAATACGGCGGTACTTCCTGGCTGTATATATCGGATGTACCCTTTGATCAAATCGGCTTCAAGACGGAAGTATTCAACCGCCCTGTAACGCAAAGGTCAATCCCCTCCTTGACCTGGGATGTGCTCAAGTGGACTCCCTACATCTTCGTCGGTTGGGGCGCCCTCCTGACCGCCATGCGGGCTTATACCAAGAGACGGGCTGAGGTGCATAACGAGGAAGACTTGTACGGGCCTGTCGATCCCAAAGAATAG
- the nrfD gene encoding NrfD/PsrC family molybdoenzyme membrane anchor subunit, with the protein MYGRNWSFRITWFRILLIMLMLGAVAAALYRFVFGLGAVTNLSDQWPWGLWIGFDLLCGIALAGGGFSTALIVHVLHRDKYLPIARAALLTSLLGYIISLVSLFLDIGRWYNFWRPFFYWGFHSVLFEVFWCISLYTTIQVLEFGDIFFEKVKFPALKKLLGYMMTPLLILGIVLPSLHQSSLGSLYIVAVDKLYPLWWSMIIPFFFVWSAFFLGPAMVTIEGTLASRAYGRQPELPVFQSMTKITMWMMIIYFIVKMIDLNYRGVFGMAFNGSFESNMFLIEMIVFILLPIFMYAIPAIRTKLWGVVTASLLVVVGVVFNRMNVVFTGMAKSVGGSYFPSVWEFLITLGMWSFLALAYLFIVENFSILPKEEHTHSTHTSYGTGFNV; encoded by the coding sequence ATGTATGGAAGGAATTGGAGCTTTAGAATTACCTGGTTCAGAATACTGTTGATTATGTTAATGCTTGGCGCTGTGGCGGCTGCCCTGTACCGTTTTGTCTTCGGTCTGGGAGCGGTCACCAACTTGAGCGACCAGTGGCCCTGGGGCCTGTGGATCGGGTTTGACCTCCTGTGCGGTATCGCCCTGGCGGGCGGCGGTTTCAGCACGGCGCTGATTGTACACGTCCTGCACCGGGATAAGTACCTGCCCATTGCCCGGGCCGCGCTTTTAACTTCCTTGCTTGGCTATATTATCTCCCTGGTCAGCCTTTTCCTGGATATCGGACGTTGGTATAACTTCTGGAGGCCTTTCTTCTACTGGGGTTTCCACTCGGTATTGTTCGAAGTGTTCTGGTGTATTTCGCTGTATACCACTATCCAGGTCCTGGAGTTTGGCGACATCTTCTTCGAGAAGGTGAAATTTCCGGCTTTAAAAAAGCTCCTGGGGTACATGATGACGCCGCTTTTAATCCTCGGTATTGTTCTACCCAGCCTGCACCAGTCCTCACTGGGCTCGCTCTACATCGTTGCGGTTGATAAGCTGTATCCCCTGTGGTGGTCCATGATCATACCCTTCTTCTTCGTCTGGTCCGCCTTCTTCCTGGGGCCGGCCATGGTCACTATTGAAGGCACCCTGGCGTCGAGGGCTTACGGACGGCAGCCGGAACTGCCTGTCTTTCAAAGCATGACCAAGATAACCATGTGGATGATGATCATTTACTTTATCGTCAAGATGATCGATCTGAACTACCGTGGCGTTTTCGGGATGGCCTTCAACGGCTCTTTCGAGAGCAACATGTTTTTAATCGAGATGATTGTCTTTATCCTGCTGCCTATTTTCATGTATGCCATTCCTGCCATCCGCACCAAGCTGTGGGGTGTTGTTACGGCTTCTCTCCTGGTGGTAGTCGGTGTAGTGTTCAACCGCATGAATGTGGTCTTCACCGGTATGGCCAAGAGTGTGGGCGGCAGCTACTTCCCGAGCGTCTGGGAATTTCTCATTACCCTCGGTATGTGGAGCTTCCTGGCGCTGGCCTACCTGTTTATTGTTGAAAATTTCTCGATCCTGCCCAAGGAAGAACATACTCACAGCACACATACCAGCTATGGCACAGGCTTCAATGTTTAA
- the fdnG gene encoding formate dehydrogenase-N subunit alpha — protein sequence MKKYISRRDFFKYLGVGAAGATLSGATLFGGVGAKPALAGENLPSFELGTFKLKKTKETASGCPYCGCGCSTIVYSENDKVVFIEGDPDSPINEGALCPKGAALPDIHNFVNKKRQRVLNPNRLTEVLYRAPGSNQWEVKDWDWAMPEIAKRVKKTRDEHFEEKDANGVTVNRTMAICQMGSANINNEEDYLINKLMRGALGVVDLDHCARLUHAPTVAGLANTFGRGVMTNSFTDYKNTDIFLIIGSNPAEAHPMAMRHIGKALAKGAKMIVVDPRFTKTAAKADIYVPLRPGTDIAFLYGLINYAVENDLYQHEYVHNYTNASYLISPDYNFADGVFSGLEEKDGKLSYNTASWAYQKDGDNIKKDPTLQDPRCVWQIMKKHVSRYDIKTVSKVTGTPEDILQKAYATYCESGKPDVAGNLIYVLGITQHSYGTQNTRATTMVQLLLGNVGLPGGGLNPQRGQSNVQGACDVGMLWNNITGYLNVPDATKHPTYKDYLAVETPKTGYWSNKPKFLASLLKAWYGEKAAKENDFCYDWLPKSDGKDHSHMSSYVSLAEGHIKGVFCWAENPSVAGPDASHEAKALENADWMVCVDLFENETAAFWKRPGVNPADIKTEVFVLPGALIYESEGTRTNSSRHIQWRWKAVEPPGQAKSSLWIADRIFKAVRQEYRSGGKFTDPILNMVWNYDKPGQDGPDIEKIAIEMNGYNVADGRVLGTFGDLKDDGSTACGIWVYAGYYYVDPNEQDPLLKIPATKRHGTEDKSGLGVYPKWTFAWPVNRRIVYNRCSADPAGRPWKKDKPYMVWDGTKWIANDVPDFGITDAATKAPVPPEKTANAPFIMLPEGQARFFVPAGLKEGPMPEHYEPVESPVKNLISKQQNNPMAKRWGGEFAKLAETGSKEFPYVATTVHYIEHYQTGVRTRNSPMLVELMPEQFATISPTLAGNLGIKPGDEIIVSSARAEIKMKANVLPIVKPLIVNGSPIEIVSLPWSWGYMGLSKGSIGNDLTPFIGDANVVVPEYKSFLVNIRKA from the coding sequence ATGAAAAAATATATTAGCCGCCGTGATTTCTTTAAATATTTGGGAGTAGGCGCAGCCGGAGCGACTTTATCCGGAGCGACTTTATTTGGAGGAGTCGGCGCAAAACCTGCTTTAGCTGGAGAAAATTTGCCTAGTTTTGAGTTGGGTACTTTTAAGTTAAAGAAAACCAAAGAAACTGCTTCTGGCTGTCCTTATTGCGGATGTGGTTGTAGTACTATTGTTTATTCAGAAAACGATAAGGTGGTTTTTATTGAAGGGGATCCTGATAGTCCTATTAATGAGGGGGCTTTATGTCCAAAAGGGGCAGCTCTTCCGGATATCCATAACTTTGTAAATAAAAAGCGTCAGCGTGTACTCAACCCGAATCGGTTAACGGAGGTTCTTTACCGTGCCCCCGGCAGCAACCAGTGGGAAGTAAAAGACTGGGATTGGGCTATGCCTGAAATCGCTAAAAGGGTAAAAAAGACCCGGGATGAACACTTTGAAGAAAAAGACGCTAATGGTGTCACGGTTAACCGCACCATGGCCATTTGCCAGATGGGCAGCGCAAATATTAACAACGAAGAAGACTATTTAATTAATAAGCTCATGCGGGGAGCCCTGGGTGTGGTTGATCTTGACCATTGCGCCCGTCTCTGACACGCCCCAACCGTAGCCGGTCTGGCTAATACTTTTGGTCGGGGAGTAATGACTAATAGTTTTACTGATTATAAGAATACAGACATATTTTTAATTATTGGATCCAACCCGGCCGAAGCTCACCCCATGGCCATGCGTCACATTGGCAAGGCCCTGGCAAAAGGAGCCAAAATGATTGTCGTTGACCCGAGGTTTACCAAAACAGCGGCCAAGGCAGATATTTACGTTCCTTTGCGTCCGGGGACAGACATTGCCTTTCTTTACGGTCTGATTAACTACGCCGTTGAAAATGATCTTTACCAACACGAGTACGTGCATAACTATACCAATGCTTCTTACTTAATCAGTCCCGATTATAATTTTGCGGATGGTGTTTTTTCCGGTTTAGAGGAAAAAGACGGCAAACTATCCTATAACACCGCCAGCTGGGCTTACCAAAAAGACGGCGATAATATTAAAAAAGACCCCACTTTGCAGGATCCCCGGTGCGTCTGGCAAATCATGAAAAAGCATGTTTCCCGCTATGACATCAAAACGGTCAGCAAAGTCACGGGAACCCCGGAAGATATTTTACAAAAAGCTTACGCTACTTATTGCGAGTCGGGAAAACCGGATGTGGCAGGCAATTTAATTTACGTACTGGGAATCACCCAGCACAGTTACGGAACTCAAAACACACGGGCAACTACCATGGTGCAGCTCTTGCTGGGCAATGTAGGCCTGCCCGGTGGCGGCCTTAACCCCCAGCGGGGGCAGTCAAATGTTCAGGGCGCCTGTGACGTGGGAATGCTGTGGAATAATATTACGGGCTATCTCAATGTCCCCGATGCGACAAAACATCCCACGTATAAGGACTACCTGGCGGTGGAAACGCCCAAGACGGGATACTGGTCCAACAAACCCAAGTTCCTGGCCAGCCTGCTCAAGGCCTGGTACGGGGAAAAAGCCGCCAAAGAAAATGACTTTTGCTATGACTGGCTGCCTAAATCAGACGGGAAAGACCATTCCCACATGTCTTCCTACGTCTCCCTGGCGGAAGGACATATTAAAGGCGTCTTTTGCTGGGCTGAAAATCCTTCCGTAGCCGGGCCGGATGCTTCTCACGAGGCCAAGGCCCTGGAAAACGCGGACTGGATGGTCTGTGTTGATTTATTTGAAAACGAAACAGCAGCTTTCTGGAAGCGTCCAGGAGTAAACCCGGCGGATATAAAAACTGAAGTTTTTGTGCTGCCGGGCGCTCTCATATACGAATCAGAAGGCACGAGAACAAACAGTTCACGCCATATTCAATGGCGCTGGAAGGCTGTTGAGCCGCCCGGACAGGCAAAAAGCAGTCTCTGGATTGCCGACCGGATATTTAAGGCTGTCCGCCAGGAATACCGTAGCGGCGGCAAATTTACCGATCCTATTTTAAACATGGTTTGGAATTATGATAAGCCGGGACAGGACGGGCCGGATATAGAAAAAATAGCGATTGAAATGAACGGTTATAATGTGGCGGACGGCCGGGTTTTAGGTACTTTCGGCGACCTGAAAGATGATGGTTCTACGGCCTGCGGTATATGGGTTTACGCCGGTTATTATTACGTTGACCCCAATGAGCAAGACCCGTTGTTAAAGATACCCGCTACCAAAAGGCATGGTACGGAGGATAAAAGCGGGCTTGGCGTATATCCGAAATGGACCTTTGCCTGGCCTGTGAATCGGCGCATTGTTTATAACCGTTGTTCGGCTGACCCGGCCGGACGGCCCTGGAAAAAGGATAAACCCTATATGGTCTGGGACGGAACAAAGTGGATTGCCAACGATGTTCCCGATTTCGGCATCACGGACGCGGCTACAAAAGCGCCGGTACCACCGGAAAAGACAGCCAATGCTCCTTTTATTATGCTTCCTGAAGGGCAGGCGCGCTTCTTTGTTCCTGCCGGCTTGAAAGAAGGTCCTATGCCGGAACACTACGAACCGGTGGAAAGCCCGGTAAAAAATTTAATTAGTAAGCAGCAAAACAATCCTATGGCTAAGAGATGGGGAGGCGAATTTGCTAAATTGGCCGAAACCGGCAGCAAAGAGTTCCCTTACGTGGCTACAACCGTCCATTACATTGAACATTATCAAACCGGGGTAAGAACCAGAAACAGCCCCATGCTGGTAGAATTGATGCCGGAACAATTTGCCACCATATCGCCGACTTTAGCCGGTAATTTGGGAATAAAACCTGGAGATGAGATAATTGTAAGCAGCGCCCGGGCGGAAATAAAAATGAAGGCCAATGTTTTACCGATTGTTAAACCCTTAATTGTAAACGGCAGTCCCATTGAAATTGTTTCCTTGCCATGGAGCTGGGGCTACATGGGATTATCCAAGGGAAGCATTGGGAACGATTTAACACCTTTTATCGGTGATGCTAACGTCGTTGTTCCGGAATACAAATCTTTTTTAGTTAACATTAGAAAAGCATAA
- a CDS encoding hydrogenase small subunit codes for MSLTRREFIKLCMSSAVGASLLTIVGPDLEKTLALAAEGKPPVIWLQGASCTGCSVSLLNSVDPAIEKVLLDIISLKYHPNISAGSGHLIAEILDEAATKYKDQFILVVEGAIPLNNDGVYCTIAEKDGREITMLHAVNVLGKAAKAVIAAGQCASYGGIPGAAPNPTGVVGVNKIVDEKKVINISLCPMQPDHFLGTVVYILTYGEIPELDRYGRPKMFFPKPIHESCLRREHFDAGRFARFIGDEGCLALLGCKGFVAMSDCPTRGWNNNVNWCVKAGAPCYACSEPTFPDMSSPIYGVYPLTNKTAAAAAYLNPQKTEFLEKNRASRKLAE; via the coding sequence TTGAGTTTAACCAGGCGTGAATTTATTAAGCTATGTATGAGCTCTGCGGTGGGGGCAAGCCTGCTCACAATTGTCGGACCTGATCTTGAGAAAACACTGGCTCTGGCAGCCGAAGGCAAACCGCCGGTGATCTGGCTGCAGGGGGCCAGCTGTACCGGATGTTCCGTATCTTTGTTAAACAGCGTTGACCCCGCAATTGAAAAAGTACTTCTCGATATTATCAGCTTAAAATATCACCCGAATATTTCTGCCGGGTCCGGCCACCTCATCGCTGAGATCCTGGACGAAGCCGCCACCAAATACAAGGATCAGTTTATACTGGTTGTTGAAGGCGCCATCCCCCTTAACAACGACGGTGTTTATTGTACCATCGCTGAAAAGGACGGGCGGGAAATAACCATGCTGCACGCGGTAAATGTACTGGGCAAAGCGGCCAAGGCCGTGATTGCCGCCGGCCAGTGCGCATCATACGGAGGTATTCCCGGCGCAGCCCCCAATCCCACCGGAGTCGTGGGAGTAAATAAGATCGTTGACGAAAAAAAGGTGATCAATATCTCCCTGTGCCCGATGCAGCCGGACCATTTCCTGGGCACCGTGGTATATATATTGACATACGGCGAGATCCCGGAACTGGACCGGTATGGACGGCCCAAGATGTTTTTCCCGAAACCAATACATGAAAGCTGCTTAAGGCGTGAACATTTTGACGCAGGCAGGTTCGCGCGTTTCATCGGAGATGAGGGCTGCCTGGCCCTGTTGGGCTGCAAGGGCTTTGTGGCTATGTCCGACTGCCCCACCCGCGGCTGGAACAACAACGTCAACTGGTGTGTTAAGGCCGGCGCCCCTTGCTATGCCTGCTCGGAACCGACATTCCCCGATATGTCCTCACCAATTTACGGCGTTTATCCCTTAACGAACAAAACAGCGGCTGCTGCAGCCTATTTGAATCCCCAGAAAACAGAGTTTTTGGAAAAGAACAGAGCTAGCAGAAAACTTGCTGAGTGA
- a CDS encoding nickel-dependent hydrogenase large subunit: protein MVQRIIIDPVTRIEGHLKIEAEIENGRVIDAKSSGTLFRGLEIIARGRDPRDACHLVQRICGVCPIAHGTASILCLDDAFNVTPPANGRILRNLIQGSNYLMSHILHFYHLTALDYVKGPDTAPFIPRYEGDYRLPKEINDKAVEHYIQALDIRKKAHEMGAVFGAKMPHVTAYTAGGVTETVTPEKITQFKAYLVEITSFINDVYVPDVLAVAGAYDDWFTIGAGCKNLLAYGAFRLTDQLDPDGQQQLFRRGIYTKGQYAPMDPKKITEEVKYSWYDDKSTGKYPGDGATVPAPGKKDAYSWLKAPRYDGMPYEVGPLSRQVVNKQKDVMELGDKAFSVLGRHFARALETAQVAAAMVEWLDQLAPGQPCYEPFDIPKEGSGMGLHEASRGALGHWITIKDYKIENYQAVVPTTWNCGPRDDRGQRGPVEEALVGTQVKDPHNPIELARIVRAFDPCIACAVHVLEIKGVSKEPMSFIV, encoded by the coding sequence GTGGTACAACGTATTATTATTGATCCGGTAACCCGGATAGAAGGGCACCTGAAAATTGAAGCAGAGATTGAAAACGGCCGGGTCATTGACGCCAAGTCGAGCGGCACTCTATTCCGCGGTCTGGAAATAATCGCCAGAGGGCGGGATCCCCGCGACGCCTGCCACCTGGTCCAGCGGATCTGCGGCGTCTGCCCCATCGCGCACGGCACCGCCTCCATCTTGTGCCTGGACGACGCCTTTAACGTCACCCCGCCTGCCAACGGCAGGATTTTGCGCAACTTGATTCAAGGCTCAAACTACCTGATGTCACACATCCTGCACTTTTACCATCTGACCGCCCTTGATTACGTTAAGGGTCCGGATACCGCCCCTTTCATCCCCCGGTATGAGGGTGACTACCGGCTGCCCAAGGAAATCAACGACAAAGCCGTGGAGCACTATATCCAGGCTTTGGACATCCGCAAAAAGGCGCATGAAATGGGCGCCGTATTCGGGGCCAAAATGCCGCACGTTACCGCCTACACGGCAGGCGGGGTAACGGAAACCGTCACGCCGGAGAAAATTACTCAGTTCAAGGCTTACCTCGTGGAAATAACTTCCTTTATCAACGACGTATATGTCCCGGATGTCCTGGCTGTAGCAGGCGCATATGACGATTGGTTCACCATCGGAGCAGGCTGCAAAAACCTGCTGGCCTACGGCGCTTTCCGGTTAACCGACCAGTTGGACCCGGATGGACAACAACAGCTTTTCAGGCGCGGTATCTACACCAAAGGCCAGTACGCGCCCATGGACCCTAAAAAGATTACCGAGGAAGTTAAATATTCCTGGTACGACGACAAATCGACCGGCAAATACCCCGGGGATGGCGCGACCGTACCGGCGCCGGGCAAAAAAGACGCCTATTCCTGGCTCAAAGCGCCGCGTTATGACGGCATGCCCTATGAAGTCGGCCCATTGTCGCGGCAGGTCGTTAACAAACAGAAAGACGTTATGGAGTTGGGAGATAAAGCGTTTTCAGTTTTGGGCAGGCACTTCGCCCGCGCCCTGGAAACAGCCCAGGTGGCAGCGGCCATGGTGGAATGGCTTGACCAGTTGGCGCCGGGCCAACCCTGTTATGAACCCTTCGATATTCCCAAGGAAGGGTCGGGCATGGGTCTGCACGAGGCGTCCCGCGGCGCCCTGGGGCACTGGATTACCATCAAAGATTACAAAATTGAGAACTACCAGGCTGTGGTGCCTACAACCTGGAACTGCGGCCCGCGGGACGACCGCGGCCAGCGCGGTCCGGTCGAGGAGGCCCTGGTGGGAACACAGGTGAAAGATCCGCATAACCCGATTGAACTGGCGCGTATCGTCCGGGCCTTTGACCCATGCATTGCCTGCGCGGTCCATGTACTGGAAATCAAGGGTGTTTCCAAAGAACCGATGAGCTTTATCGTCTAA